From the Falco biarmicus isolate bFalBia1 chromosome 19, bFalBia1.pri, whole genome shotgun sequence genome, one window contains:
- the ARNT gene encoding aryl hydrocarbon receptor nuclear translocator isoform X8 encodes MAATAANPEMASDVSSLGAAVSSGNPGAGAQAGGAIVQRANKRRSGLDFDDDGEGNSKFLRCDDDPMPNDKERFARSDDEQSSADKERLARENHSEIERRRRNKMTAYITELSDMVPTCSALARKPDKLTILRMAVSHMKSLRGTGNTSTDGTYKPSFLTDQELKHLILEAADGFLFIVSCETGRVVYVSDSVTPVLNQPQSEWFGSTLYDQVHPDDVGKLREQLSTSENALTEGTKPWCLSNKDPAAPPENASKGRILDLKTGTVKKEGQQSMRMCMGSRRSFICRMRCGNSSVDPVSVNRLSFMRNRCRNGLGAAKDGEPHYVVVHCTGYIKAWPPAGVSLPDDDPDAGQGSKFCLVAIGRLQVTSSPNCTDMNNVCQPTEFISRHNTEGIFTFIDHRCVATVGYQPQELLGKDIVDFCHPEDQQLLRDSFQQVVKLKGQVLSVMFRFRSKNREWLWMRTSSFTFQNPYSDEIEYIICTNTNVKQQQPPQQTELEVVPGRESLSGYDHSQVPVQPVTAAGPEHSKPLEKAESLFNQERDPRFSEIYSSINADQNKALPASTVPANQPLFTQGNTFTPPRPAENFRSSSMVPPVNIIQQQPSSAGRILAQISRHSSPAQVSGTNWAPGTRPVFTPQQVGSQTVKTRPPSFSMGTFQGTPSSFSPMTAPGSTASPTGAAYPNLASRGTGFTTEAAQTPSTFEPRAAEGVGMWPQWQGQHHGPASGEQHVQQPQPSQPEVFSDMLTMLGDQGPNYNNEEFPELNIFPSFSE; translated from the exons ATGGCAGCCACCGCCGCTAACCCGG AAATGGCATCAGATGTTTCCTCGCTGGGTGCAGCTGTCAGCTCTGGGAACCCTGGAGCGGGTGCGCAGGCTGGAGGGGCCATCGTTCAGAGAGCCAACAAGCGGCGCTCTGG gcttGATTTTGATGATGATGGAGAAGGGAACAGTAAATTCCTCAG ATGCGATGATGACCCGATGCCAAATGATAAAGAGAGATTTGCCAG gtctGATGATGAACAGAGTTCAGCGGATAAGGAGAGACTTGCCAG GGAAAATCACAGCGAGATTGAACGTAGGCGAAGGAACAAGATGACCGCCTACATCACAGAGCTCTCGGACATGGTGCCCACCTGCAGCGCCCTGGCCCGCAAACCAGACAAGCTCACCATCTTGCGCATGGCTGTCTCTCACATGAAGTCGCTGCGTGGCACAGGCAATACCTCCACTGACGGCACCTACAAACCCTCCTTTCTCACTGACCAG GAGCTCAAACACCTGATCCTAGAGGCGGCCGACGGCTTTCTGTTCATAGTGTCTTGTGAGACGGGGAGGGTGGTCTACGTCTCCGATTCTGTGACTCCTGTCCTGAACCAGCCCCAGTCAGAGTGGTTTGGCAGCACCCTCTACGACCAGGTGCACCCGGATGACGTGGGCAAGCTGAGGGAGCAGCTTTCCACATCGGAGAACGCGCTGACAG AAGGAACCAAACCCTGGTGCCTTTCTAACAAGGATCCTGCAGCCCCCCCTGAGAATGCATCTAAAG gtCGCATCCTCGATTTGAAGACGGGGACTGTCAAGAAGGAAGGCCAGCAGTCCATGAGGATGTGTATGGGTTCACGAAGATCTTTCATCTGCCGAATGAG GTGTGGCAACAGCTCAGTGGATCCAGTCTCTGTAAATCGTCTCAGCTTTATGAGGAATCGCTGCAG GAATGGCTTAGGTGCAGCAAAAGATGGTGAACCTCACTACGTTGTGGTGCACTGCACGGGTTACATAAAAGCCTGGCCCCCTGCAG GTGTTTCGCTGCCTGATGATGACCCAGACGCTGGCCAGGGCAGCAAGTTTTGCCTTGTGGCTATCGGCAGGCTCCAG GTCACCAGCTCACCCAACTGCACAGACATGAACAATGTTTGTCAGCCAACAGAGTTCATCTCCCGACACAACACCGAAGGCATTTTCACTTTCATCGATCACCGGTGTGTGGCTACAGTTGGCTACCAGCCGCAG GAACTTCTGGGGAAAGACATTGTGGATTTCTGCCACCCGGAAGACCAGCAGCTTTTGCGGGACAGCTTTCAGCAG GTGGTGAAGTTAAAAGGCCAGGTTCTGTCAGTCATGTTCCGATTCCGATCCAAAAACCGGGAATGGCTCTGGATGAGAACCAGCTCCTTTACCTTCCAGAACCCCTACTCGGATGAAATTGAGTACATCATCTGTACCAACACCAACGTCAA gcagcagcagccgccacAACAGACAGAGCTGGAAGTGGTCCCAGGAAGAGAGAGCCTGTCTGGTTATGACCACTCACAG GTTCCCGTTCAGCCTGTGACTGCTGCTGGCCCAGAGCACAGCAAGCCCTTGGAGAAGGCAGAGAGCCTTTTTAATCAGGAGCGGGACCCAAGGTTCAGCGAAATCTACAGCAGTATCAACGCAG ACCAGAACAAAGCCCTTCCTGCCAGCACAGTGCCTGCCAACCAGCCCCTCTTCACGCAGGGAAACACCTTCACCCCACCACGACCTGCTGAGAACTTCAG gagcagcagcatggtaCCTCCTGTCAACATTATTCAGCAGCAGCCCTCGTCAGCGGGCCGGATCTTAGCACAGATTTCACGCCactccagcccagctcaggTCAGCGGAACCAACTGGGCTCCAGGGACACGGCCGGTGTTCACGCCCCAG CAAGTGGGGTCCCAGACTGTGAAGACTCGGCCCCCTTCCTTCAGCATGGGGACTTTCCAAGGCACCCCGTCTTCCTTCAGTCCCATGACAGCACCTGGCTCTACGGCTTCTCCTACCGGCGCTGCTTACCCGAACCTTGCCAGCCGTGGCACCGGCTTTA CCACGGAAGCGGCGCAGACGCCCAGCACATTCGAGCCGCGGGCAGCCGAAGGCGTGGGGATGTGGCCGCAGTGGCAAGGACAGCACCATGGCCCAGCGTCTGGGGAGCAACACGTGCAGCAGCCGCAGCCAAGCCAGCCTGAGGTCTTCTCA GACATGCTGACGATGCTGGGAGACCAAGGACCCAACTACAACAACGAAGAGTTCCCAGAGCTGAATATATTCCcttctttttcagaataa
- the ARNT gene encoding aryl hydrocarbon receptor nuclear translocator isoform X10 has translation MAATAANPEMASDVSSLGAAVSSGNPGAGAQAGGAIVQRANKRRSGLDFDDDGEGNSKFLRCDDDPMPNDKERFARENHSEIERRRRNKMTAYITELSDMVPTCSALARKPDKLTILRMAVSHMKSLRGTGNTSTDGTYKPSFLTDQELKHLILEAADGFLFIVSCETGRVVYVSDSVTPVLNQPQSEWFGSTLYDQVHPDDVGKLREQLSTSENALTGRILDLKTGTVKKEGQQSMRMCMGSRRSFICRMRCGNSSVDPVSVNRLSFMRNRCRNGLGAAKDGEPHYVVVHCTGYIKAWPPAGVSLPDDDPDAGQGSKFCLVAIGRLQVTSSPNCTDMNNVCQPTEFISRHNTEGIFTFIDHRCVATVGYQPQELLGKDIVDFCHPEDQQLLRDSFQQVVKLKGQVLSVMFRFRSKNREWLWMRTSSFTFQNPYSDEIEYIICTNTNVKQQQPPQQTELEVVPGRESLSGYDHSQVPVQPVTAAGPEHSKPLEKAESLFNQERDPRFSEIYSSINADQNKALPASTVPANQPLFTQGNTFTPPRPAENFRSSSMVPPVNIIQQQPSSAGRILAQISRHSSPAQVSGTNWAPGTRPVFTPQQVGSQTVKTRPPSFSMGTFQGTPSSFSPMTAPGSTASPTGAAYPNLASRGTGFTTEAAQTPSTFEPRAAEGVGMWPQWQGQHHGPASGEQHVQQPQPSQPEVFSDMLTMLGDQGPNYNNEEFPELNIFPSFSE, from the exons ATGGCAGCCACCGCCGCTAACCCGG AAATGGCATCAGATGTTTCCTCGCTGGGTGCAGCTGTCAGCTCTGGGAACCCTGGAGCGGGTGCGCAGGCTGGAGGGGCCATCGTTCAGAGAGCCAACAAGCGGCGCTCTGG gcttGATTTTGATGATGATGGAGAAGGGAACAGTAAATTCCTCAG ATGCGATGATGACCCGATGCCAAATGATAAAGAGAGATTTGCCAG GGAAAATCACAGCGAGATTGAACGTAGGCGAAGGAACAAGATGACCGCCTACATCACAGAGCTCTCGGACATGGTGCCCACCTGCAGCGCCCTGGCCCGCAAACCAGACAAGCTCACCATCTTGCGCATGGCTGTCTCTCACATGAAGTCGCTGCGTGGCACAGGCAATACCTCCACTGACGGCACCTACAAACCCTCCTTTCTCACTGACCAG GAGCTCAAACACCTGATCCTAGAGGCGGCCGACGGCTTTCTGTTCATAGTGTCTTGTGAGACGGGGAGGGTGGTCTACGTCTCCGATTCTGTGACTCCTGTCCTGAACCAGCCCCAGTCAGAGTGGTTTGGCAGCACCCTCTACGACCAGGTGCACCCGGATGACGTGGGCAAGCTGAGGGAGCAGCTTTCCACATCGGAGAACGCGCTGACAG gtCGCATCCTCGATTTGAAGACGGGGACTGTCAAGAAGGAAGGCCAGCAGTCCATGAGGATGTGTATGGGTTCACGAAGATCTTTCATCTGCCGAATGAG GTGTGGCAACAGCTCAGTGGATCCAGTCTCTGTAAATCGTCTCAGCTTTATGAGGAATCGCTGCAG GAATGGCTTAGGTGCAGCAAAAGATGGTGAACCTCACTACGTTGTGGTGCACTGCACGGGTTACATAAAAGCCTGGCCCCCTGCAG GTGTTTCGCTGCCTGATGATGACCCAGACGCTGGCCAGGGCAGCAAGTTTTGCCTTGTGGCTATCGGCAGGCTCCAG GTCACCAGCTCACCCAACTGCACAGACATGAACAATGTTTGTCAGCCAACAGAGTTCATCTCCCGACACAACACCGAAGGCATTTTCACTTTCATCGATCACCGGTGTGTGGCTACAGTTGGCTACCAGCCGCAG GAACTTCTGGGGAAAGACATTGTGGATTTCTGCCACCCGGAAGACCAGCAGCTTTTGCGGGACAGCTTTCAGCAG GTGGTGAAGTTAAAAGGCCAGGTTCTGTCAGTCATGTTCCGATTCCGATCCAAAAACCGGGAATGGCTCTGGATGAGAACCAGCTCCTTTACCTTCCAGAACCCCTACTCGGATGAAATTGAGTACATCATCTGTACCAACACCAACGTCAA gcagcagcagccgccacAACAGACAGAGCTGGAAGTGGTCCCAGGAAGAGAGAGCCTGTCTGGTTATGACCACTCACAG GTTCCCGTTCAGCCTGTGACTGCTGCTGGCCCAGAGCACAGCAAGCCCTTGGAGAAGGCAGAGAGCCTTTTTAATCAGGAGCGGGACCCAAGGTTCAGCGAAATCTACAGCAGTATCAACGCAG ACCAGAACAAAGCCCTTCCTGCCAGCACAGTGCCTGCCAACCAGCCCCTCTTCACGCAGGGAAACACCTTCACCCCACCACGACCTGCTGAGAACTTCAG gagcagcagcatggtaCCTCCTGTCAACATTATTCAGCAGCAGCCCTCGTCAGCGGGCCGGATCTTAGCACAGATTTCACGCCactccagcccagctcaggTCAGCGGAACCAACTGGGCTCCAGGGACACGGCCGGTGTTCACGCCCCAG CAAGTGGGGTCCCAGACTGTGAAGACTCGGCCCCCTTCCTTCAGCATGGGGACTTTCCAAGGCACCCCGTCTTCCTTCAGTCCCATGACAGCACCTGGCTCTACGGCTTCTCCTACCGGCGCTGCTTACCCGAACCTTGCCAGCCGTGGCACCGGCTTTA CCACGGAAGCGGCGCAGACGCCCAGCACATTCGAGCCGCGGGCAGCCGAAGGCGTGGGGATGTGGCCGCAGTGGCAAGGACAGCACCATGGCCCAGCGTCTGGGGAGCAACACGTGCAGCAGCCGCAGCCAAGCCAGCCTGAGGTCTTCTCA GACATGCTGACGATGCTGGGAGACCAAGGACCCAACTACAACAACGAAGAGTTCCCAGAGCTGAATATATTCCcttctttttcagaataa
- the ARNT gene encoding aryl hydrocarbon receptor nuclear translocator isoform X1 produces MAATAANPEMASDVSSLGAAVSSGNPGAGAQAGGAIVQRANKRRSGLDFDDDGEGNSKFLRCDDDPMPNDKERFARSDDEQSSADKERLARENHSEIERRRRNKMTAYITELSDMVPTCSALARKPDKLTILRMAVSHMKSLRGTGNTSTDGTYKPSFLTDQELKHLILEAADGFLFIVSCETGRVVYVSDSVTPVLNQPQSEWFGSTLYDQVHPDDVGKLREQLSTSENALTEGTKPWCLSNKDPAAPPENASKGRILDLKTGTVKKEGQQSMRMCMGSRRSFICRMRCGNSSVDPVSVNRLSFMRNRCRNGLGAAKDGEPHYVVVHCTGYIKAWPPAGVSLPDDDPDAGQGSKFCLVAIGRLQVTSSPNCTDMNNVCQPTEFISRHNTEGIFTFIDHRCVATVGYQPQELLGKDIVDFCHPEDQQLLRDSFQQVVKLKGQVLSVMFRFRSKNREWLWMRTSSFTFQNPYSDEIEYIICTNTNVKNSSQESRPALSNSMQRPQLGQSVNLPLEMGTAQLPSRQQQPPQQTELEVVPGRESLSGYDHSQVPVQPVTAAGPEHSKPLEKAESLFNQERDPRFSEIYSSINADQNKALPASTVPANQPLFTQGNTFTPPRPAENFRSSSMVPPVNIIQQQPSSAGRILAQISRHSSPAQVSGTNWAPGTRPVFTPQQVGSQTVKTRPPSFSMGTFQGTPSSFSPMTAPGSTASPTGAAYPNLASRGTGFTTEAAQTPSTFEPRAAEGVGMWPQWQGQHHGPASGEQHVQQPQPSQPEVFSDMLTMLGDQGPNYNNEEFPELNIFPSFSE; encoded by the exons ATGGCAGCCACCGCCGCTAACCCGG AAATGGCATCAGATGTTTCCTCGCTGGGTGCAGCTGTCAGCTCTGGGAACCCTGGAGCGGGTGCGCAGGCTGGAGGGGCCATCGTTCAGAGAGCCAACAAGCGGCGCTCTGG gcttGATTTTGATGATGATGGAGAAGGGAACAGTAAATTCCTCAG ATGCGATGATGACCCGATGCCAAATGATAAAGAGAGATTTGCCAG gtctGATGATGAACAGAGTTCAGCGGATAAGGAGAGACTTGCCAG GGAAAATCACAGCGAGATTGAACGTAGGCGAAGGAACAAGATGACCGCCTACATCACAGAGCTCTCGGACATGGTGCCCACCTGCAGCGCCCTGGCCCGCAAACCAGACAAGCTCACCATCTTGCGCATGGCTGTCTCTCACATGAAGTCGCTGCGTGGCACAGGCAATACCTCCACTGACGGCACCTACAAACCCTCCTTTCTCACTGACCAG GAGCTCAAACACCTGATCCTAGAGGCGGCCGACGGCTTTCTGTTCATAGTGTCTTGTGAGACGGGGAGGGTGGTCTACGTCTCCGATTCTGTGACTCCTGTCCTGAACCAGCCCCAGTCAGAGTGGTTTGGCAGCACCCTCTACGACCAGGTGCACCCGGATGACGTGGGCAAGCTGAGGGAGCAGCTTTCCACATCGGAGAACGCGCTGACAG AAGGAACCAAACCCTGGTGCCTTTCTAACAAGGATCCTGCAGCCCCCCCTGAGAATGCATCTAAAG gtCGCATCCTCGATTTGAAGACGGGGACTGTCAAGAAGGAAGGCCAGCAGTCCATGAGGATGTGTATGGGTTCACGAAGATCTTTCATCTGCCGAATGAG GTGTGGCAACAGCTCAGTGGATCCAGTCTCTGTAAATCGTCTCAGCTTTATGAGGAATCGCTGCAG GAATGGCTTAGGTGCAGCAAAAGATGGTGAACCTCACTACGTTGTGGTGCACTGCACGGGTTACATAAAAGCCTGGCCCCCTGCAG GTGTTTCGCTGCCTGATGATGACCCAGACGCTGGCCAGGGCAGCAAGTTTTGCCTTGTGGCTATCGGCAGGCTCCAG GTCACCAGCTCACCCAACTGCACAGACATGAACAATGTTTGTCAGCCAACAGAGTTCATCTCCCGACACAACACCGAAGGCATTTTCACTTTCATCGATCACCGGTGTGTGGCTACAGTTGGCTACCAGCCGCAG GAACTTCTGGGGAAAGACATTGTGGATTTCTGCCACCCGGAAGACCAGCAGCTTTTGCGGGACAGCTTTCAGCAG GTGGTGAAGTTAAAAGGCCAGGTTCTGTCAGTCATGTTCCGATTCCGATCCAAAAACCGGGAATGGCTCTGGATGAGAACCAGCTCCTTTACCTTCCAGAACCCCTACTCGGATGAAATTGAGTACATCATCTGTACCAACACCAACGTCAA gaACTCGAGCCAGGAGTCTCGACCTGCCCTGTCAAACTCAATGCAGaggccccagctggggcagagtGTCAACCTTCCCCTGGAGATGGGCACGGCACAGCTGCCCTCAAG gcagcagcagccgccacAACAGACAGAGCTGGAAGTGGTCCCAGGAAGAGAGAGCCTGTCTGGTTATGACCACTCACAG GTTCCCGTTCAGCCTGTGACTGCTGCTGGCCCAGAGCACAGCAAGCCCTTGGAGAAGGCAGAGAGCCTTTTTAATCAGGAGCGGGACCCAAGGTTCAGCGAAATCTACAGCAGTATCAACGCAG ACCAGAACAAAGCCCTTCCTGCCAGCACAGTGCCTGCCAACCAGCCCCTCTTCACGCAGGGAAACACCTTCACCCCACCACGACCTGCTGAGAACTTCAG gagcagcagcatggtaCCTCCTGTCAACATTATTCAGCAGCAGCCCTCGTCAGCGGGCCGGATCTTAGCACAGATTTCACGCCactccagcccagctcaggTCAGCGGAACCAACTGGGCTCCAGGGACACGGCCGGTGTTCACGCCCCAG CAAGTGGGGTCCCAGACTGTGAAGACTCGGCCCCCTTCCTTCAGCATGGGGACTTTCCAAGGCACCCCGTCTTCCTTCAGTCCCATGACAGCACCTGGCTCTACGGCTTCTCCTACCGGCGCTGCTTACCCGAACCTTGCCAGCCGTGGCACCGGCTTTA CCACGGAAGCGGCGCAGACGCCCAGCACATTCGAGCCGCGGGCAGCCGAAGGCGTGGGGATGTGGCCGCAGTGGCAAGGACAGCACCATGGCCCAGCGTCTGGGGAGCAACACGTGCAGCAGCCGCAGCCAAGCCAGCCTGAGGTCTTCTCA GACATGCTGACGATGCTGGGAGACCAAGGACCCAACTACAACAACGAAGAGTTCCCAGAGCTGAATATATTCCcttctttttcagaataa
- the ARNT gene encoding aryl hydrocarbon receptor nuclear translocator isoform X5 gives MAATAANPEMASDVSSLGAAVSSGNPGAGAQAGGAIVQRANKRRSGLDFDDDGEGNSKFLRCDDDPMPNDKERFARSDDEQSSADKERLARENHSEIERRRRNKMTAYITELSDMVPTCSALARKPDKLTILRMAVSHMKSLRGTGNTSTDGTYKPSFLTDQELKHLILEAADGFLFIVSCETGRVVYVSDSVTPVLNQPQSEWFGSTLYDQVHPDDVGKLREQLSTSENALTEGTKPWCLSNKDPAAPPENASKGRILDLKTGTVKKEGQQSMRMCMGSRRSFICRMRCGNSSVDPVSVNRLSFMRNRCRNGLGAAKDGEPHYVVVHCTGYIKAWPPAGVSLPDDDPDAGQGSKFCLVAIGRLQVTSSPNCTDMNNVCQPTEFISRHNTEGIFTFIDHRCVATVGYQPQELLGKDIVDFCHPEDQQLLRDSFQQVVKLKGQVLSVMFRFRSKNREWLWMRTSSFTFQNPYSDEIEYIICTNTNVKNSSQESRPALSNSMQRPQLGQSVNLPLEMGTAQLPSRQQQPPQQTELEVVPGRESLSGYDHSQVPVQPVTAAGPEHSKPLEKAESLFNQERDPRFSEIYSSINADQNKALPASTVPANQPLFTQGNTFTPPRPAENFRSSSMVPPVNIIQQQPSSAGRILAQISRHSSPAQQVGSQTVKTRPPSFSMGTFQGTPSSFSPMTAPGSTASPTGAAYPNLASRGTGFTTEAAQTPSTFEPRAAEGVGMWPQWQGQHHGPASGEQHVQQPQPSQPEVFSDMLTMLGDQGPNYNNEEFPELNIFPSFSE, from the exons ATGGCAGCCACCGCCGCTAACCCGG AAATGGCATCAGATGTTTCCTCGCTGGGTGCAGCTGTCAGCTCTGGGAACCCTGGAGCGGGTGCGCAGGCTGGAGGGGCCATCGTTCAGAGAGCCAACAAGCGGCGCTCTGG gcttGATTTTGATGATGATGGAGAAGGGAACAGTAAATTCCTCAG ATGCGATGATGACCCGATGCCAAATGATAAAGAGAGATTTGCCAG gtctGATGATGAACAGAGTTCAGCGGATAAGGAGAGACTTGCCAG GGAAAATCACAGCGAGATTGAACGTAGGCGAAGGAACAAGATGACCGCCTACATCACAGAGCTCTCGGACATGGTGCCCACCTGCAGCGCCCTGGCCCGCAAACCAGACAAGCTCACCATCTTGCGCATGGCTGTCTCTCACATGAAGTCGCTGCGTGGCACAGGCAATACCTCCACTGACGGCACCTACAAACCCTCCTTTCTCACTGACCAG GAGCTCAAACACCTGATCCTAGAGGCGGCCGACGGCTTTCTGTTCATAGTGTCTTGTGAGACGGGGAGGGTGGTCTACGTCTCCGATTCTGTGACTCCTGTCCTGAACCAGCCCCAGTCAGAGTGGTTTGGCAGCACCCTCTACGACCAGGTGCACCCGGATGACGTGGGCAAGCTGAGGGAGCAGCTTTCCACATCGGAGAACGCGCTGACAG AAGGAACCAAACCCTGGTGCCTTTCTAACAAGGATCCTGCAGCCCCCCCTGAGAATGCATCTAAAG gtCGCATCCTCGATTTGAAGACGGGGACTGTCAAGAAGGAAGGCCAGCAGTCCATGAGGATGTGTATGGGTTCACGAAGATCTTTCATCTGCCGAATGAG GTGTGGCAACAGCTCAGTGGATCCAGTCTCTGTAAATCGTCTCAGCTTTATGAGGAATCGCTGCAG GAATGGCTTAGGTGCAGCAAAAGATGGTGAACCTCACTACGTTGTGGTGCACTGCACGGGTTACATAAAAGCCTGGCCCCCTGCAG GTGTTTCGCTGCCTGATGATGACCCAGACGCTGGCCAGGGCAGCAAGTTTTGCCTTGTGGCTATCGGCAGGCTCCAG GTCACCAGCTCACCCAACTGCACAGACATGAACAATGTTTGTCAGCCAACAGAGTTCATCTCCCGACACAACACCGAAGGCATTTTCACTTTCATCGATCACCGGTGTGTGGCTACAGTTGGCTACCAGCCGCAG GAACTTCTGGGGAAAGACATTGTGGATTTCTGCCACCCGGAAGACCAGCAGCTTTTGCGGGACAGCTTTCAGCAG GTGGTGAAGTTAAAAGGCCAGGTTCTGTCAGTCATGTTCCGATTCCGATCCAAAAACCGGGAATGGCTCTGGATGAGAACCAGCTCCTTTACCTTCCAGAACCCCTACTCGGATGAAATTGAGTACATCATCTGTACCAACACCAACGTCAA gaACTCGAGCCAGGAGTCTCGACCTGCCCTGTCAAACTCAATGCAGaggccccagctggggcagagtGTCAACCTTCCCCTGGAGATGGGCACGGCACAGCTGCCCTCAAG gcagcagcagccgccacAACAGACAGAGCTGGAAGTGGTCCCAGGAAGAGAGAGCCTGTCTGGTTATGACCACTCACAG GTTCCCGTTCAGCCTGTGACTGCTGCTGGCCCAGAGCACAGCAAGCCCTTGGAGAAGGCAGAGAGCCTTTTTAATCAGGAGCGGGACCCAAGGTTCAGCGAAATCTACAGCAGTATCAACGCAG ACCAGAACAAAGCCCTTCCTGCCAGCACAGTGCCTGCCAACCAGCCCCTCTTCACGCAGGGAAACACCTTCACCCCACCACGACCTGCTGAGAACTTCAG gagcagcagcatggtaCCTCCTGTCAACATTATTCAGCAGCAGCCCTCGTCAGCGGGCCGGATCTTAGCACAGATTTCACGCCactccagcccagctcag CAAGTGGGGTCCCAGACTGTGAAGACTCGGCCCCCTTCCTTCAGCATGGGGACTTTCCAAGGCACCCCGTCTTCCTTCAGTCCCATGACAGCACCTGGCTCTACGGCTTCTCCTACCGGCGCTGCTTACCCGAACCTTGCCAGCCGTGGCACCGGCTTTA CCACGGAAGCGGCGCAGACGCCCAGCACATTCGAGCCGCGGGCAGCCGAAGGCGTGGGGATGTGGCCGCAGTGGCAAGGACAGCACCATGGCCCAGCGTCTGGGGAGCAACACGTGCAGCAGCCGCAGCCAAGCCAGCCTGAGGTCTTCTCA GACATGCTGACGATGCTGGGAGACCAAGGACCCAACTACAACAACGAAGAGTTCCCAGAGCTGAATATATTCCcttctttttcagaataa